Proteins from one Listeria innocua genomic window:
- a CDS encoding PTS mannose/fructose/sorbose transporter subunit IIC — MSAIQLILVFLVSCISGMGSILDEWQTHRPLIACTLIGLVLGDITTGIIIGGTLEMIALGWMNIGAAVAPDAALASIISTILVITGGQDISVGISLAIPLAALGQVLTILVRTITVAFQHMADKAGKEGNLRSLDWIHVTALLLQAMRIAIPAVIVAVTVGTSAVENLLNAIPDVIVNGLNVAGGFIVVVGYAMVINMMSAKYLMPFFFLGFVVAAFTAFNLVALGVLGLVAAIVYIQLNPKYQLKEAIQQYGGGGGGRSADDDLDDDLDD, encoded by the coding sequence ATGTCAGCAATACAATTAATCCTTGTATTCCTCGTATCATGTATTAGTGGTATGGGTAGTATTTTGGATGAGTGGCAAACGCACCGTCCATTAATTGCCTGTACATTAATCGGTCTTGTTTTAGGGGATATTACAACCGGTATCATTATTGGGGGAACACTTGAAATGATCGCGCTTGGCTGGATGAACATCGGAGCTGCTGTTGCACCTGATGCTGCACTTGCATCTATTATTTCTACTATCTTAGTTATTACAGGGGGACAAGATATTAGCGTAGGTATTTCGCTTGCGATTCCTTTAGCTGCTCTTGGTCAAGTACTTACAATTCTAGTTCGTACAATTACAGTTGCTTTCCAACACATGGCTGATAAAGCTGGTAAGGAAGGTAATCTGCGAAGTCTCGACTGGATACATGTTACTGCACTACTACTTCAAGCAATGCGTATCGCAATTCCAGCCGTTATCGTTGCGGTAACAGTTGGTACTAGCGCCGTAGAAAATTTACTCAATGCCATTCCTGATGTTATTGTTAATGGTCTTAACGTAGCTGGTGGATTTATCGTTGTTGTTGGTTACGCAATGGTTATTAACATGATGTCAGCTAAATATTTAATGCCTTTCTTCTTCTTAGGTTTTGTTGTAGCAGCATTTACTGCCTTTAACTTGGTAGCACTAGGTGTTCTAGGGCTAGTTGCAGCAATCGTATATATCCAACTAAATCCTAAATATCAATTGAAAGAAGCTATCCAACAATACGGTGGGGGCGGCGGCGGACGATCAGCGGATGATGATCTCGACGACGACCTTGACGACTAA
- a CDS encoding mannose/fructose/sorbose PTS transporter subunit IIB, translated as MEIRLARIDDRLIHGQVATVWTKETQVERIIVISDDVAKDEVRKTLLTQVAPPGVKASVVDVQKGIRVYNNPKYAKTPVMLLFTNPTDVLTLVEAGVNITTVNIGGMAFREGKHMITNAVSVDATDEAAFRKLDEKGIELEIRKVASDNKVKLIPLLDKEK; from the coding sequence ATGGAAATTCGCTTAGCACGTATTGATGACCGCTTAATTCACGGTCAAGTAGCAACAGTTTGGACAAAAGAAACACAGGTAGAACGTATTATTGTTATAAGTGATGATGTAGCAAAGGATGAAGTGCGTAAAACCCTTCTTACACAAGTAGCACCTCCAGGAGTTAAAGCTAGTGTTGTTGACGTACAAAAAGGAATTCGTGTATACAATAATCCTAAATACGCAAAAACTCCAGTAATGCTTTTATTTACTAACCCAACAGATGTATTAACTTTAGTAGAAGCTGGTGTCAATATCACAACTGTTAATATTGGTGGCATGGCATTCCGCGAAGGTAAACACATGATTACCAATGCAGTTTCTGTCGATGCAACAGACGAAGCAGCATTCCGCAAATTAGACGAAAAAGGAATCGAACTAGAAATCCGTAAAGTCGCTTCTGATAATAAAGTAAAACTCATTCCACTACTTGATAAAGAAAAGTAG
- a CDS encoding mannose/fructose/sorbose PTS transporter subunit IIA → MPVAIIIGTHGEAARELLKSAEMIIGKQDNVEFITFVPGENTDTLITKYKEKLDKLDTSEGVIFMVDLFGGSPYNASSQIALPEENMDVITGVNIPMLLETLSMRAASNQKDLVKTAITAGSDGVKSLKASLPKKETEVGEDDL, encoded by the coding sequence ATGCCAGTTGCAATTATTATTGGCACACATGGTGAAGCTGCGCGTGAATTGCTCAAATCAGCAGAAATGATTATCGGCAAACAGGACAATGTTGAATTTATTACGTTTGTTCCTGGAGAAAACACTGATACGCTTATTACCAAATATAAAGAAAAACTAGACAAATTAGATACTTCAGAAGGTGTTATTTTTATGGTCGACTTATTTGGTGGTAGTCCTTATAATGCTTCTAGCCAAATTGCCCTTCCAGAAGAGAATATGGACGTTATAACGGGCGTCAATATCCCAATGTTACTTGAAACACTCTCCATGCGTGCTGCAAGTAATCAAAAAGATCTAGTTAAAACTGCTATAACAGCAGGAAGTGATGGCGTTAAGTCACTGAAAGCATCATTACCAAAAAAAGAAACCGAAGTCGGGGAGGACGATTTATAA
- a CDS encoding sigma-54-dependent transcriptional regulator: MKRIDRIYEFILENPSTKSIREQLENNEGFTATTISETLDILRNNVSMELNELHRQGKIIKIVGRPVLYFPKRTVEEEIGRVLSDNELEFESCEALLKILKPSIVERSPFDDLIGVNDSLKTPVEQAKAAVLYPPNGLHTMILGQTGVGKTLFANLMYRFSQHAKRLPADAPFIIFNCADYYNNPQLLMSHIFGHVKGAFTGAENDKGGLVEKAEGGILFLDEIHRLPPEGQEMIFYLMDSGTYNKLGETDRTRKSNVLIIGATTENPESSLLKTFMRRIPIIITLPSLEERTAFERVELLKYLLSSEAHRVNKPIRIEDEAAKALIGNTTYGNIGQLKSNIQLVCAQGFLNSFDKDDEILIDFKTLPINIKDGFFHFSNRRKELQAIAEYLEPYTTIFPELNNTLITSDEYEPNFNLYKIIEDKASILMDQGVEDDDIKKFIKMDIDIHLNSFYNKFKNTIHNRENILKIVNEEILNFAEGIEQRIEHQLGKKLNERFLLAFSLHLTSFIKRIESNKPLKYTNIENVVNDQPEAYELSREIKDDIEATFHIRVPNMEVMYLTLLISSLLKEQENARVAVLVATHGNNTASSMVSVAKKLLGEGLVEGIDMPLDQSPKIVLDKLTERAKEMDMGRGLLLLVDMGSLTSFAPVISERTGIPVRSIDMVSTATVIEAVRKSNILDMELDSIYDSLKDFRGYGGYNSDDDTLDSNQKPHAIVTICATGEGTAEKLQLFIENILDTITTDAIKVIPIGLHEMDTRLEQLQEENDILMAVGIQDPKIQIPFIPLERLFGIDGEEQLVSLVKQRNIIVKKGETGRIAKEIIEESLNEFLTYLNPKKTIEILSSFATVLEKKLGYKLDNTFKINLLIHVGCALERMVLNDGLVYREPKTMLDTDIFSALEQTNKEVIYKMNLKLTNDELCYLYDILNEIQPEVLS; encoded by the coding sequence TTGAAGCGTATTGACCGTATTTATGAATTTATTTTAGAAAACCCTTCAACTAAGTCGATTCGTGAGCAACTAGAAAATAATGAAGGCTTTACTGCAACTACTATTTCAGAAACATTAGATATTTTAAGAAATAACGTCAGCATGGAATTAAATGAACTCCATAGACAAGGCAAAATTATTAAAATCGTTGGGCGACCAGTGCTTTATTTTCCGAAACGAACGGTGGAAGAAGAAATTGGCCGCGTGCTTTCAGATAACGAACTAGAATTTGAAAGTTGTGAAGCACTTCTGAAAATTTTAAAGCCAAGTATCGTTGAAAGAAGCCCTTTCGATGATTTAATTGGCGTAAATGATAGCCTTAAAACCCCTGTCGAACAAGCCAAAGCAGCAGTACTTTATCCACCAAACGGCTTACATACAATGATTCTTGGACAAACTGGTGTGGGTAAAACATTGTTCGCTAACTTAATGTATCGTTTCTCGCAACATGCCAAACGATTGCCGGCTGATGCCCCTTTTATTATTTTCAACTGTGCCGATTATTATAATAACCCGCAACTCCTGATGTCCCATATTTTTGGTCATGTCAAAGGTGCCTTTACTGGTGCGGAAAATGATAAAGGCGGACTCGTTGAAAAAGCAGAAGGAGGTATTTTATTCCTCGATGAAATTCATCGTCTCCCTCCAGAAGGGCAAGAAATGATTTTTTATCTGATGGACTCTGGTACCTATAACAAACTCGGCGAAACTGACCGAACTCGAAAATCCAATGTTTTAATTATTGGAGCAACGACAGAAAATCCGGAATCTTCCTTATTAAAAACATTTATGCGTCGTATTCCGATTATTATTACTTTACCAAGCTTAGAAGAAAGAACTGCTTTTGAACGAGTGGAACTGCTTAAATACTTACTTTCTAGCGAGGCGCACCGTGTAAATAAACCGATTCGGATTGAAGATGAGGCCGCGAAAGCGCTGATTGGTAATACTACTTACGGCAATATCGGCCAGTTGAAATCAAACATTCAACTCGTTTGTGCGCAAGGTTTTTTAAACAGTTTTGATAAAGACGATGAAATTTTAATCGATTTTAAAACTTTACCGATAAATATTAAAGATGGCTTTTTCCACTTTAGTAATCGGCGCAAAGAACTTCAAGCCATCGCGGAATATCTAGAGCCTTACACGACGATTTTCCCTGAGCTAAACAACACGTTAATTACTTCCGACGAATATGAGCCAAACTTCAATCTTTATAAAATTATTGAAGATAAAGCTTCTATTTTAATGGATCAAGGTGTAGAAGATGACGATATTAAGAAATTTATCAAGATGGATATTGATATTCACCTCAACAGTTTCTATAACAAATTCAAAAACACCATCCATAATCGCGAAAATATTTTAAAAATCGTGAATGAAGAAATCCTTAATTTTGCAGAAGGTATTGAACAAAGAATCGAGCATCAGCTAGGCAAAAAGTTAAATGAGCGCTTCTTACTCGCCTTTAGTCTGCACTTGACTTCCTTTATTAAACGCATTGAAAGTAACAAACCGTTAAAATACACGAATATCGAAAATGTGGTTAATGATCAACCTGAAGCATATGAATTATCTCGTGAAATTAAAGATGATATTGAGGCTACTTTCCACATTCGCGTTCCAAATATGGAAGTAATGTATCTAACCCTTCTCATTAGCTCCTTGCTTAAAGAACAAGAAAATGCGCGCGTTGCTGTACTTGTTGCTACTCATGGAAATAATACCGCTAGTAGTATGGTTAGCGTTGCGAAAAAATTACTCGGCGAAGGATTGGTCGAAGGAATTGATATGCCGCTTGACCAAAGTCCGAAAATCGTGCTGGATAAGCTGACTGAACGAGCGAAAGAAATGGATATGGGACGTGGTCTACTTCTACTTGTTGATATGGGCTCACTCACAAGTTTTGCTCCAGTTATTTCTGAACGTACGGGCATTCCGGTTCGCTCAATTGATATGGTTTCAACCGCGACAGTTATCGAAGCCGTACGTAAATCAAACATTCTTGATATGGAGCTAGATAGTATTTACGATTCACTGAAAGATTTCCGTGGCTACGGGGGTTATAATTCTGATGATGACACACTCGATTCCAATCAAAAACCACACGCTATCGTTACTATTTGTGCGACTGGCGAAGGAACTGCTGAAAAACTTCAACTATTTATTGAAAATATTTTAGATACTATCACAACCGACGCCATCAAAGTCATCCCAATCGGTTTACATGAAATGGATACAAGATTAGAACAGCTACAAGAAGAAAACGATATTTTAATGGCTGTCGGAATTCAAGATCCAAAAATCCAAATCCCCTTCATCCCGCTTGAACGACTTTTTGGCATTGACGGTGAAGAACAATTAGTTAGCCTAGTTAAACAACGCAACATTATTGTTAAAAAAGGCGAAACTGGTCGAATCGCAAAAGAAATTATCGAAGAAAGCCTTAATGAATTTCTAACCTATCTTAATCCAAAGAAAACAATCGAAATTCTGAGCTCTTTTGCAACTGTATTAGAGAAAAAACTAGGTTACAAACTGGATAATACTTTTAAAATTAATTTACTCATCCATGTAGGATGCGCTCTAGAACGAATGGTTTTAAATGATGGTTTAGTCTACCGCGAACCAAAAACCATGCTAGACACAGATATTTTCAGTGCATTAGAACAAACAAATAAAGAAGTCATCTACAAAATGAACTTAAAGCTTACAAATGATGAACTTTGTTATTTGTATGATATTTTGAACGAAATTCAACCAGAAGTACTTTCATAA
- a CDS encoding FMN-dependent NADH-azoreductase, with protein MSKVLFIKASPLPNEVSRSSQVAATFIDEYKAKNPSDTVEELVLYNTEVPLLDLELMTAGRELQAGKAFTDLAPDVQKRLNAYNALTEQFLAADKYVFVFPLWNLGIPPLLKAYVDTFVIAGKSFRYTEHGPEALLKGKKAILIHGSGGIYSAGPTSSFTHGEPYLRTILQFIGIDVVPSIFVEGIDHNPSKEAEIVAAAKAVAHESAAEF; from the coding sequence ATGTCAAAAGTACTATTTATTAAAGCGTCACCACTTCCAAATGAAGTATCCAGAAGTTCGCAAGTAGCAGCTACTTTCATCGACGAATACAAAGCGAAAAATCCGTCTGATACAGTAGAAGAATTAGTTTTATATAATACAGAAGTTCCGTTATTAGATTTAGAATTAATGACAGCTGGCCGCGAATTACAAGCAGGTAAAGCATTTACTGATTTAGCTCCAGATGTACAAAAAAGATTAAATGCCTACAATGCGCTTACAGAGCAATTCTTAGCAGCAGACAAATATGTATTCGTTTTCCCACTTTGGAACCTTGGAATCCCGCCACTTTTAAAAGCTTATGTAGACACTTTTGTTATTGCTGGTAAATCATTCCGCTATACAGAACACGGCCCAGAAGCACTTTTAAAAGGTAAAAAAGCGATTTTGATTCATGGTAGCGGTGGTATTTATTCTGCTGGACCAACAAGTTCATTTACTCACGGAGAACCTTATTTGCGCACAATTTTACAATTTATCGGTATTGATGTAGTACCATCTATTTTTGTGGAAGGTATTGACCACAATCCAAGCAAAGAAGCGGAAATCGTTGCAGCTGCTAAAGCGGTAGCGCATGAAAGTGCTGCTGAATTCTAA